ggaatcgaattgaaaaccctgatattaactcacacacctatgaatacctgatttttgacaaggaagctaaaactatacaatggaaaaaagaaagcgtcctcaacaaatggtgctggcataactggatgatgatATGTAGAAGCTTGCAGATAGGTCCATATCTaccaccatgcataaaacttaagtgcaaatggatcaaagacctcaacataaatctagccacattaaacctctttgaagagaaagtgggaggcacccttgaatgaattggtagagGGGGTTCTTTTTAAATGAGGCTTTGCACATGAATGCAGACTACATAGTTACATAGCAGCCATgaaactctgggctgaccagagtactgcctgagtgcattcctCCAGGTTTCAGGGGGTAGGCCAGCAtagtgcctgaatccttacattagCCTTTTTCAAATCCCCCAGAATTCTGAGCTTTATCTCTCAGCCAACCGAGCCCTTCTTTATGCTTATTATAAACCTTTTTTTCCAGAagtgcagtggtggtgcacatctttaataaGAGCACtcggaagtcagaggcaggtgaatctctgtaaattcaaggccagcttggcctacacaatgagttccaggacagtcatggatacacagagaaaccctgtctcaaaaacaaaacaacaacagcaaacaaaacaaaaacacaaccctTCTTCTCTGGGTCCTGATGCTGAGGTCAATAGAACTCATTCTATGGTAAAGGCCACAGTGCTTTGCTAAAGAGATACACTATGCAAGGGAGTTTTGATGTGACTATACCTAAAATTTGTTGTGATGATTGTCACACAGAAACCTTTTTCCTAAAGCTTTACTGTActtaaatgtgtaagaaaaataaatctctttgtcCAGATTCCAGAAGTTTTCAGCCAGCACTGGCTCATTTTTACCTTGCCTGGATCACTATTATTCCCCTGCCTGCTGTGATGCTTATAGGGATACCCTGCAAGCAGATGTCCCAGCAACACAGGATCAGGGTTCAGTAATGCTGGTACACTCTGCTCAACCCCCAACCTCTGGACAGTATGATTTGGTCTTCATCTGTCAGGATTACTAACCTGTAGCCCCTataatgtctttttttcccctcaggatTGTCTGCAGTAAGAGAGAGGGAAAGTTAATCCCACCAATCAAGAACAAAACCAGTAGAACAGTTTAAAGGCAGATTTGGAGCAATCTTTAATTAAATACTAGCTAGGTACATGGGCTCTGGCCAGTTCCATATccaggttcctgggaaatggcTCACATCACAGTTTTTAGAAgcttaagaaagaaaacccacaattcattgcatttcccattaGATCCAATCAGGGGCaggcatacatcctgacatacttcCATCCTGTGAGCCTCCTGCTcatatgtgatcaagcacatcagTGATATGGGTTAAACAAACTTGTTTACAGGAATGAAAAACATATGGCTTGTTATtccccataaacaatagcctccagcatttcaggaactatctgccCTTGGGCAAGGGGTttcagatcagaggcatttttgtttaaTGGAtcatttttgtttaatgtttaatTAGGCATagtatttaaaacttaaaatgtaattttagcttgcttttatttatgttcCTTGGCCGAATTCGGGGTACAAATACCAGGCCCATTGTTTTGACCCAGAACTGCTTTGGAGGGTCCTTTCAGCTCTGTATTTCCCAAAGGACTAACTGAAGCTTCTGCTACAATTGCTCAATAGGTCAACTTGCCCTGCAGTGCCATCCTGCCACCTTCACTACTTCATAATTGTCCCTAAAGCCTCCAAGACTTAACTCTTTGCCTCCAAAGCTTTTGGTGGAGATTCTATTCTAAGATGTGAAGGAAGTACACAGAATTAAGTCCTTCCCTTCATGGAGAAAGTCAGCAGATGCTATTTATAGGTGGGAAGATGAATGTTTAAATATAGAAGCATATGTCTAGAGTTACACAGCCATCATATGAACTAAAAATAGAAGTAATGAAAACATGTTGTCTTTGTAAAGTATGATAGGGAATTGACTTGTGGTGATACCTTGTTAgcactctaacaaataaagcttgcctgaagatcagagggcagagctagccactagttaaccatagaggtatagaagtctgtacagacacacaggaagtggtatggctgggcggagagaggaatataaggagcGAGGAGAGAGTAGTTCCGCCTCTTTTCAGTCTGGAGATTTCATAGAGGAAAGAGTCTAGTATCTggatgctctgcttctctgatctttcagccctccacaggtttttattattaagaccaattggatcttgtggtacattTGGTGCCCAACTTTTGTGGCACGAATTCATGAAAAAGCTGCTTGCCTGTGGCATTTTAGCCACTGGCACAGGCCAGAGCTACATAGGCGGCTCCCGCTGGACTCAAGTACATAACCAGCTAGgttctcctctcttttcccctaAGCTTGTAAGCAAGTTTGGAATTTTTTCCGTTGACCTCTCTGCAGCAAACTCCATAGGTGTTTAGCTTCCAAACGCCACAGGAGTTACCCAATTTCGTATGGTCCCCCGTACAGATGATTGGCTCTTTGGCTTCTTTTCTCATGGTGGGCTTTCCCTGGAAACCCCTTCTTGGGCTGCTGCCAAACTAGGTAGCTGTCTTAAAACCTGTTTGGGCTTCTACTATTCTACAGAGCAGCAGTTTCTCACTTCACCATCATCTCAATTGTCATCATCAGTAGATTGGGTGAGACAATTGGGAATTCCTAAAGGGAGGAATTAGTTTAAAAAGACAGtttttttcccacattaaaaaatgggaaacactattaCAATAGAGAGGATTAGCTTTCTGTATGATAATATACTAGATGGTTAAAAATGGAATGGTTAAATTAGGATAACTAATTTAGATAGGATTTATGTAATGTCAACTATAAACATTTTatcagttttatcatttttgttttgtctctagAGCTGGGTAATATGAGTGAAAGATTTAGAAAGCCTTATTAAAGGAGATCATAGAGATATTGAGACCCAGATagaggaatttaaaggagaaacaaTTTCAGCATTGCATTATAAGTTTAGAGAGGAACAGTCAAACGTCTTCAAACAATTCATCCAGTCACCTTACGGGAACAAATGCCAAATAATACATATCCCCTAGGCTGTGCAAGAGCTGAATGGACTCCTGTGGAACTGTTAGGAGATTCAAGGACCCAATAGTCTCATATAGCATGCCttcaccttttgtgaagcagatgttaaactcaTGGTCAACTTATACAAGTTGATCCTCAAGACTGGTTACAGAAGTCTTGAGTCTGGTCCTTCATTACAGTGGAGGATCTGGTGGAAAGAAGAGATTAAGAACAATGAAGTAGGTCTAGAGGTATGGAACTCTCCCAAGATCAACTTCTTGGACAGGGAGATTATGCTAATATACAAAGGCAATCTTTATATGATGACCACATTCTGGCTTTATGTCACATAGCAGCTTTGAATGTGCCATGCCCATGTCATGCtcccgcccctcccccccaagACCACCAGGAGTCGGAGTTCAtatgcaaaagcagagagtctttaTTGCAAGCTCAAGCTTTGGCTCTCTGTTGGCAGTTGGATCAGGGAGATCTTCAAGCTcagttgaggcagggtttttaaGGAGTAAAGGATGGGGGAGCACAGGGGAATTCCAGATTCAGATGAGGATTGAACTCCTGAGTGGGCAGGAGTGGGGCAACAGAAGTATTGTCAAACAGGGATTGGTTCTGGTGTTGCTGAAAGGAAATTGGCAACCTATATACAAGTTAAGTAAGCTATTTTTAAAGTTCTGGAGCATCTAGTACTTGTTTGtctctgaaagacccctgccccttagccctttctttctcaagtctgtctcctcttcctcctgtcggcggcttccccgatccccacccccggcggccttCCCCCCACCCGCCgcacgcccggcccgagaacaagcaccaggtgggccggcccgagaacgagcaccaggtgggccggcccgagaacgagcaccaggtgggtcggcacgagaacaaacaccaagtgagccggcctggagccctgcccctgagcccccgcccgaagagaaacactccgtcccaaggtctccgcccccaaggtcagccatcaggaagcggagggggggaattgagtctgctgtaccagacaccagacaccagacaccagaccttgagaatatgctgatctggaatggctctgtgtctcatttgaaccatccaatagaaatgattctgtatttcgcctcatttgaaagactctatgtttcacctcatttgaataactctgtactttgcctcatttgaataaccctgtatagcgcctcatatacattgaccaatgggaatagctctgtacaatgcctcattagaattatccaatagaatccctgctcctagcttgcgcctttttccctatataaggacccctttcccttggctcggggcgcttggcctcacagaagctaagtcgcccgggtacccgtatctccaataaagcctcttgcggttttgcatccaagctcgtggtctcgctgattcctgggtgcgggtctccttctatgaaagtacctcttcgggggtctttcatttgggggctcgtccgggataGAGACCCCCACTCAGGGACCATCGACCCACGTTTGGGAGGTAAGTGTTGTGCGGATccgctgttttgtcttgtctggTCTCGTCTTGCCTGTCTGTCTGAATCCGTTTTGTGAATTGCGCTTGCGTTTGTAGTATACAGctgtgtacatttgtatttggCGGATCCGAGGAGGAACTGACGAGTTCGGACTCCCGACCGCGGCTCCAGGAGACGTCCTGGTAGCGTTTGAAACCCTCGGCGTGAGGGATTTGTACTTTGAACTTGGGAAGCCCTCGGCGTGAGGGATTTGTACTTTGAACTTAGATCTATGACTGGACATTTTCCCAGTCTCTTTGGAGAAGGCTCTCGGCTTGAGGGATTTGAAATCTTTACTGGGGACGAAGAAGGAGGGCCCCCTTCTTCGACCCCCTCTCAATTCTTACTTTCGACTCTCTGTCGAAACCGCGCTGCGAAAGTCTGTTCTGTGTTATTCGGTCTTTGTCTTGTAGCTATCATTTGTGTCCTCCTAAGTCTAGAAACTATGGGGCAAACTGTCACCACTCCTTTGTCCCTAACACTCTCGCACTGGAGAGATGTACAGGAATATGCTCATAACCAATCTGTTGATGTGCATAAACACAAATGGATTACTCTTTGTTCTTCAGAATGGCCGACCTTTGACGTAGGCTGGCCGCGAGATGGTACCTTTAACCCCCAGACTATATCCCAAGTAAAAGAGAAGATTATGGATCCTGGACCACACGGGCATCCCGATCAAGTGGCTTATATCGTCACTTGGGAGGCTTTGGTTCAGGACCCCCCTCCCTGGGTACGTCCTTTCTTACATCCCAAgggcccctctctccttcccccctctaaCCGCTCCGACCGACCCATTCCTTCAGCCCCTACACCTCCCACTCCTTTGACACCTATTCCTCCCAACCCCCCTTCCCATTCCAACCTTTACCCTACCGCGGTGAAAGACACTAAGGCTAAAGAAAAGAAGACACCTAAGGTACTCCCCCTGGGAGAAGACCTGTTGGTTGATCTATTAACTGAGGAGCCCCCGCCATATCCGCCACTGCCGCCCCCACCAGAGGCAGAAGCGGACTCCGCCGCCTTGGCGGAAGCAGCCCCTGACCCTTCACCAATGGCTTATCGACTTAGAGGTCGCAGGGAGCAGCCTGTTCCAGATTCGACCACTTTGCCCCTCCGAACTGGACTGAACGGCCAACCTCAGATTTGGCCATTCTCAGCATCGGACCTCTATaactggaaaaataataatccttcTTTTTCTGCAGACCCCGTGAGGCTGACATCTCTCATAGAGTCGGTCCTCACGACTCACCAACCCACCTGGGATGATTGTCAGCAGCTGTTGCAGGTCCTCTTAACCTCGGAGGAGAAACAGCGCGTGCTACTAGAAGCACGAAAGAATGTCCCAGGAGCCAACGGGCAGCCCACCCAGCTGCCCAATGAAATTGATGCGGCTTGCCCTCTTGAAAGACCTGAATGGGATTTTACCACAGAAGCAGGTAGGACCCATCTGCATCTCTATCGCCAGTTGCTTGTAGCGGGTCTCCAGGGGGCAGGATGCCGACCCACTAATTTGGCCCAGGTGAAGCAGATAATACAGGGTGCGGAGGAATCACCTGCCGCTTTTCTAGAGAGATTAAAAGAAGCGTACAGGATGTATACTCCCTATAATCCGGAAGATCCAGGTCAGGCCACCAACGTTTCTATGTCCTTTATTTGGCAATCAGCCCCGGACATAAGAAACAAGCTTCAAAGGCTAGAAAATTTACAGGGATATACACTCCAAGATTTGTTGAAGGAAGCAGAACGTATTTTTAATAAGAGGGAAACACAGATAGAAAGAGAAGAACGTTGGAGGAAGGAAacccaggagagagaggaaagactaagacaggaagcagaggaaaaagaGGTTGCGAGAGACCGTAAGCGGAATAAAGAAATGAGCAGACTATTGGCCACAGTAGTGACAGgccagagacagaatagacagagggATGACAGAAGGGGGCCCCACCTGGACAGGGACCAATGTGCTTACTGCAAAGAAAAAGGACATTGGGCAAGAGAATGCCCTAAGAACCCCCGGGCCAAGCTTCCACGGCCAAGGGCTTCTGACCTCCTGAACCTAGAAGATTAGAGGAGTCAGGGCCAGGAGCCCCCCCCTGAGCCCAGGATAACACTGCAAGTCGGGGGGCATCCGGTCACCTTCCTAGTCGATACAGGGGCACAACATTCCGTTCTGAATCGGTCACCCGGACCCCTGAGTCACCGGACTGCATGGGTACAGGGAGCTACAGGTGGAAAGCAGTACCATTGGACTACAAATCGGCAGCTCCAGCTCGCGACCAGTAAGGTTATGCATTCTTTCCTCCATGTGCCAGATTGCCCCTACCCCTTACTAGGACGGGACCTATTGACCAAATTAAAAGCTCAAATACACTTTGAGAGGTCAGAAGTCAAAGTCACAGGGCCAGAGGGAATTCCCCTTACCATCTTGACAATGTCCATAGAAGATGAATATAGACTCCATGAAAAGAGGACTAACTCGAACAATCAGGAAACCCTTGACCACTGGCTTGCGGAATTTCCCCAAGCATGggctgaaacaggaggaatgGGCCTTGCCATTAACCAGGCCCCAATTATAGTAACCTTAAAAGCTGCCATCCTTCCTGCATCCGTCAGACAGTATCCAATGCCTAAAGAAGCCCGCGAAGGAATTCGGCCACATATTAAAAGGCTACTTGAACAAGGGATTCTGGTGCCCTGTAAATCTCCTTGGAATACACCCTTGTTACCCATTAGGAAGCCAGGAACTAATGACTACAGGCCAGTGCAGGATCTGAGAGAAGTCAATAAAAGGATAGAGGACATACACCCTACTGTCCCCAACCCTTACAATTTGCTGAGTGGATTGCCACCTAACTATACCTGGTACACAGTCTTAGAtcttaaagatgctttcttctgcctccGCCTGCATCCCACCAGCCAGCCTATATTTGCCTTTGAATGGCAGGACGCGGCCCTTGGAATCTCTGGGCAGCTGACTTGGACTAGGCTACCTCAAGGGTTTAAGAACAGCCCTACCCTTTTTGATGAAGCTTTACATCAGGACCTGGCAGAATTCCGGGTTAGGTACCCCGCTCTAATCCTCTTACAATATGTAGATGACATTCTCCTGGCAGCCAAAACCAAAGGGGAATGCAAGGAAGGCACTCAAGCCCTCCTCCAGACTCTTGGGAGCCTAGGGTACCGGGCATCCGCCAAGAAGGCCCAGATATGTCAGAAACAGGTGACCTATTTAGGATACAAGATAAAGGATGGATGGCGATGGCTAACGGAAGCCCGTATGCGAGCCATCTTAGACATTCCCACCCCACAAAATCCCCGCCAACTGAGAGAGTTCTTGGGAACGGCAGGCTTCTGCCACCTATGGATCCCCGGGTTTGCCGAAATGGCGGCTCCCCTCTACCCCCTCACTCGGCCAGGGGTTGCTTTTAAATGGGAAGAGCCCCAAAAGAAAGCCTTCACCGACATCAAAAAGGCTCTCCTTGAATCACCAGCCCTGGGTCTACCGGACTTAGCTAAGCCATTTGAactttttatagatgagaaagagGGCTATGCTAAGGGAGTCCTCACCCAAAAACTGGGGCCTTGGAGAAGGCCCACTGCATACCTCTCCAAGAAATTGGATCCTGTGGCATCGGGATGGCCACCCTGCCTTCGAATGATTGCCGCTATAGCCCTGCTGGTAAAAGATTCTCACAAGCTAACCTTGGGGCAGCCTTTGACCATACATGCCCCTCATGCAGTTGAGGCAGTCATCAGACAGCCTCCAGATAGATGGCTTACTAATGCCCGAATGACTCATTACCAGACTATGCTGTTAGACAAAGACCGGGTCCACTTCGGGCCTTTGGTGACTCTGAACCCAGCCACCCtgctccccctccctggggagcccaAGGCTCATGATTGCTTACAGGTATTGGCCGAGGCCCATGGGGCGAGATCCGACCTGGCTGACCAGCCTCTACCCAGCCCGGACCACATCTGGTTCACGGATGGAAGCAGCTTTTTGCATCAAGGAGAACGAAGAGCGGGCGCGGCAGTCACCACAGAGAATCAGGTCGTCTGGGCCCAGGCACTCCCCCCTGGAACTTCCGCGCAGAGGGCAGAACTCATAGCACTCACGCAGGCTCTAAAATTGGCAGAAGGTAAGAGGCTCACCGTGTATACAGACAGTCGTTATGCCTTCGCCACTGCCCATATACATGGAGAAATTTACAGACGGAGGGGGCTGCTTACCTCCGAAgggaaagacattaaaaataaggagGAAATCCTCGCTCTCTTAAGGGCTCTTCATCTGCCTGCCGCCTTAAGTATCATACATTGCCCTGGACACCAAAAAGGGGATTCTTTTGAAGCAAGGGGCAATCGAAGGGCAGACTTGGCTGCCCGAGAGGCGGCCCTGACCACAGACACCACTAACCTCCTGGCTCTAGAGCCCACCAACGACCATCCCTCCCCCTCATGGGACTATGAACAAAGAGACATCCAAACCCTAGAGAAATTGGGAGCCACAAAGGAACCAAACGGGGATTGGACTTATGAAGGAAAGACTGTCATCCCCTACCGGGTAACCAAGTACCTAGTGACATTTTTACATAAGATGACACATCTGAGCTCCAAGAAGATGCGGGAGCTCCTCGAACGGGAAGAGGAATTCAATTTCCTTTTGGGGAAGAATGATATTCTAAAACAGGTAACTGAGCAATGTGATGCGTGCGCCCGAGTCAACGCATCCAGACTGAAGCTTCCTCCCGGGAACCGGGTCAGAGGCTACCGGCCCGGAACACATTGGGAGATAGATTTCACTGAGATTAAACCAGGTAAATATGGATACAAGTATCTATTAGTTTTTGTAGACACCTTTTCAGGATGGGTTGAAGCCTTCCCTACTAAACATGAAACAGCCAAGATCGTTACTAAGAAATTGCTTGAAGAAATCTTTCCCCGTTATGGGATGCCTCAGGTACTGGGAACAGACAATGGGCCCGCCTTCGTCTCCCAGGTAAGTCAGTCAGTGGCCACCTTGTTGGGGATTgattggaaattacattgtgcttATAGACCCCAAAGTTCAGGACAGGTAGAAAGGATGAATAGAACAATCAAGGAGACTTTAACAAAATTGTCGCTTGCAACTGGCACTAGAGACTGGGTCCTCCTACTCCCCCTAGCACTCTACCGCGCTCGTAATACCCCTGGACCACATAGGCTCACACCCTTTGAGATCTTGCATGGAGTACCTACTCCTATCATTAACTTTCTTGATCAAGATGTCTCAGATTTTGCTAACTCCCCTTCTCTCCAAGCTCATTTACAGGCCCTCCAACTAGTACAACGGGAAGTCTGGAAACCCCTTGCTCAAGCTTATAAAGACCAGAGGGACCATCCTGCCATTCCCCATTCCTACCAGATCAGGGACACACTCTGGGTCCGGCGTCACCAGACCAAGAACCTCGAACCCCGCTGGAAGGGACCCTACATCGTTTTGCTTACGACCCCCACTGCACTCAAAGTAGACGGCATTGCAGCTTGGATACATGCTTCTCATGTAAAACCAGCCCGACCCACCAATTCAGCCACTGCATCAGAATGGACCGTACACCGCACTCAAAATCCTTTAAAGATAAGACTCTCTCGTACACCCTCCTATTGATTGTTTGCCTGTTTACTCCCCATGTAGCAACTAACCCCCACAGGGTTTATAATATCACCTGGAAAATAGTCAATCTAGGGACCGGGGAAATAGCCAACCTCAGCACTTATATAGGGACTCTACATGATGGGTTCCCTCCTCTCTATGTCGACCTATGTGACTTAGTAGGGTCTGATTGGGATCCCTCTGACCAGGAACCATTCCCAGGGTACGGATGCCACCACCCTGGGGGAAGGATAGGAACAAGAAGCAAGGATTTTTATGTTTGCCCCGGCCATAAACCAACTCATGACTGCGGGGGGCCACAGGAAGGGTACTGTGCAAGCTGGGGATGTGAAACCACAGGGGAGGCTTACTGGAAACCCTCTTCCTCTTGGGATTTCATCACTCTCAAATGGAGGGAGATCCCAGGGTACGCAGGGAAAGGACCATGGAGATGTGGGCAAAGAGCCTGCGGACCCTGTTATGATAGTGCCAGAGGGGGAGGTTTTCAAGGCGCCACCCCCGGAGGAAAATGCAACCCTCTCATCCTAAGGTTCACAGATGCTGGAAAAAGGACTACTTGGGATAGTCCTAAAGTCTGGGGACTCCGGCTGTACCGAGCAGGGAAAGATCCGGTGACCTTATTCTCCCTGTACAGACAAATTACTCCCCTAAGCCAACAATCAGTCGGGCCAAACACAGTAATAGCGGACCAGAGAGCCCCAACCCAATTCCAAGTCCCTGAACCCCCTACCGTTCCTAAAGCTATCACTCCTACACCAGGTGCTGTcatcttctcccccaccccagacgCCCTAAACATCGAGATAACCAGAGACCCTCCAGGTACCGGAGATAGATTATTACAATTAATCCAAGGAGTTTACCAAGCCTTAAATTTTTCAGACCCCAACAAGACTCAGGAATGCTGGTTATGCCTAGTTTCCCGGCCCCCATATTATGAAGGCGTGGCAATACTGGGCAACTACTCCAACCAGACCTCAGCACCTACCAGTTGTGGAGCTGCTATGCAGCACAAGCTCACAATATCTGAGGTCTCAGGAAAGGGGCTATGCATAGGCAGGATTCCTCCCTCACATCAAGAATTATGTAACCAAGTAGAGCCATTATCTCAGGACAGCCGATACCTTGTTGCCCCTTATGGAACTTATTGGGCTTGCAGTACTGGGTTGACTCCCTGTGTCTCTACCACTGTTCTCAACACCACCattgacttttgtatattgatagaACTTTGGCCCAAAGTCACATACCACCAACCTGAATATGTTTACAGCGTACTAGGGAAATCAA
The Cricetulus griseus strain 17A/GY chromosome 1 unlocalized genomic scaffold, alternate assembly CriGri-PICRH-1.0 chr1_1, whole genome shotgun sequence genome window above contains:
- the LOC118239666 gene encoding MLV-related proviral Env polyprotein-like — protein: MDRTPHSKSFKDKTLSYTLLLIVCLFTPHVATNPHRVYNITWKIVNLGTGEIANLSTYIGTLHDGFPPLYVDLCDLVGSDWDPSDQEPFPGYGCHHPGGRIGTRSKDFYVCPGHKPTHDCGGPQEGYCASWGCETTGEAYWKPSSSWDFITLKWREIPGYAGKGPWRCGQRACGPCYDSARGGGFQGATPGGKCNPLILRFTDAGKRTTWDSPKVWGLRLYRAGKDPVTLFSLYRQITPLSQQSVGPNTVIADQRAPTQFQVPEPPTVPKAITPTPGAVIFSPTPDALNIEITRDPPGTGDRLLQLIQGVYQALNFSDPNKTQECWLCLVSRPPYYEGVAILGNYSNQTSAPTSCGAAMQHKLTISEVSGKGLCIGRIPPSHQELCNQVEPLSQDSRYLVAPYGTYWACSTGLTPCVSTTVLNTTIDFCILIELWPKVTYHQPEYVYSVLGKSTRYKREPISFTVALLLGGITVGGIAAGIGTGTVALQGINHFKLLQQAMHTDIQVLEESVSALEKSLTSLSEVVLQNRRGLDLLFLQEGGLCAALKEECCFYADHTGIVRDSMAKLRERLKQRQQLFESQQGWFEGWFAKSPWLTTLISTLMGPLVILFLILIFGPCILNKLTQFIRERLSVVQALVLTQQYHQLKQIDPEYPETSE